A portion of the Francisella uliginis genome contains these proteins:
- a CDS encoding 3-deoxy-7-phosphoheptulonate synthase, which yields MIGDKNFDKVSNVNIKKEKVLIPAEVLIQDIPLLKTSFETVKKSRKEIADIIHGRDDRVAVIVGPCSIHDTEAAIEYAHKLKEQVKKFQKDILIIMRVYFEKPRTTIGWKGLVNDPDLDNSYNINKGLKLARTLLSDVTNMGLPCATEFLDVITPQYFAELITWGAIGARTVESQVHRELASGLSAPIGFKNATNGDVQVAVDAIKSATYPHHFLSTTKSGSTAIFSTKGNQNGHVILRGGASGPNFSKEDVDSCVAKLKKADLDTKVMIDCSHGNSQKDHTKQISVLADICEQIKAGDDVFGVMIESNLVAGNQDINKKPLTYGQSVTDKCVDFDDTIKMLEMLSQAVQQRRKSQEKESDKEESQFSLL from the coding sequence TTTCTAATGTTAATATAAAAAAGGAAAAAGTATTGATCCCAGCAGAAGTTCTAATTCAAGATATTCCTCTTCTAAAAACTTCTTTTGAAACAGTTAAAAAATCGCGTAAAGAAATAGCTGATATTATTCATGGAAGAGATGATAGAGTAGCTGTGATTGTAGGTCCTTGCTCTATTCATGATACTGAGGCTGCTATTGAATATGCACATAAATTAAAAGAACAAGTCAAAAAATTTCAAAAAGATATACTAATCATAATGAGAGTATACTTTGAAAAACCTCGTACAACTATTGGATGGAAAGGTTTAGTAAATGATCCTGATCTTGATAACTCATATAATATCAATAAAGGATTAAAACTTGCTCGTACGTTATTATCAGATGTTACAAATATGGGACTACCATGCGCAACTGAATTTCTAGATGTTATAACTCCTCAATATTTTGCAGAGTTAATAACATGGGGAGCAATTGGAGCAAGAACTGTAGAGAGCCAAGTACATAGAGAGTTAGCATCTGGTCTTTCAGCACCTATCGGTTTTAAAAATGCTACTAACGGCGATGTACAGGTAGCTGTAGATGCTATTAAATCTGCTACTTATCCTCATCACTTCTTGAGCACTACAAAATCAGGTTCAACAGCAATATTTTCAACTAAAGGCAATCAAAATGGTCACGTAATTTTACGTGGTGGAGCTTCTGGACCAAACTTCAGTAAAGAAGATGTTGATAGCTGTGTTGCTAAGCTTAAAAAAGCTGATCTAGATACAAAAGTAATGATTGATTGTAGTCATGGCAATAGTCAAAAAGATCATACTAAACAAATTTCTGTACTAGCTGATATTTGTGAGCAAATTAAAGCTGGTGATGATGTTTTTGGTGTAATGATTGAAAGTAATCTTGTTGCTGGAAACCAAGATATCAATAAGAAACCATTAACATATGGCCAAAGTGTTACAGATAAATGTGTTGATTTTGATGATACAATTAAAATGCTTGAAATGCTATCTCAAGCCGTTCAACAAAGACGTAAATCTCAAGAAAAAGAGAGCGACAAAGAAGAATCTCAATTTTCACTTCTATAA
- a CDS encoding succinylglutamate desuccinylase/aspartoacylase family protein, protein MQYISKEKIKVSQASNGQDIFIEKIIIKGSDPQAPSVYMQASMHASELQGNAVMIKLLEHFKKYQPKGDIYLIPQCNPIGADNFIGAGHQGRFDSATGDNWNRYYFNPKIDYKAFVKEHLNSSTIEYKKAFEKLLAEAIDKELEQEWFLSRAKRLNYTVQKEAQKADYVLDLHTDTDATTYIYTPAFAKKTAEIFGYKHTLVIPNEFTGALDEAIFVPWWKLQEEFKAHGRHEDILKECFTLELGSEEYINFDDATMQTQGVLNYLKSKNVIDSPFDIDRLHKDIIHHDISNYKSVRAVEGGLYEWFVKAGDYFNAGDVVGQYIQTSTMEVKPLKFPFGGTIISVHIKGAVCQGTQLLNLAIH, encoded by the coding sequence ATGCAATATATTTCAAAAGAAAAAATTAAAGTTAGCCAAGCATCAAATGGTCAAGATATATTTATAGAAAAAATTATAATAAAAGGTTCTGATCCTCAAGCTCCAAGTGTATATATGCAAGCAAGTATGCATGCATCGGAATTACAGGGAAATGCAGTCATGATTAAGCTTTTAGAGCATTTTAAAAAGTATCAGCCTAAAGGTGATATTTATTTAATTCCGCAATGTAATCCTATTGGTGCAGATAATTTTATCGGGGCAGGGCATCAAGGAAGATTTGATTCAGCAACAGGAGATAACTGGAATAGATACTATTTTAATCCTAAAATAGACTATAAGGCTTTTGTAAAAGAGCATTTAAATTCTTCAACAATTGAATATAAAAAAGCCTTTGAAAAACTTTTAGCTGAAGCTATAGATAAAGAGCTTGAACAAGAATGGTTCTTATCTCGAGCAAAACGACTAAACTATACAGTTCAAAAAGAAGCCCAAAAAGCTGATTATGTTTTAGATTTACACACTGATACTGATGCGACTACATATATTTATACTCCTGCGTTTGCTAAAAAAACTGCCGAGATTTTTGGTTATAAGCATACGCTAGTAATTCCTAATGAGTTTACAGGAGCTCTAGATGAGGCTATCTTTGTTCCATGGTGGAAGCTTCAAGAAGAGTTTAAAGCACATGGCAGACATGAGGATATTCTTAAAGAATGTTTTACCCTAGAGTTAGGATCTGAAGAGTATATTAACTTCGATGATGCCACCATGCAGACACAAGGGGTATTAAACTATTTAAAATCTAAAAATGTTATTGATTCGCCTTTTGATATTGATAGATTACACAAAGATATAATCCATCATGATATATCTAACTACAAATCCGTTCGAGCAGTAGAAGGAGGCTTATATGAATGGTTTGTCAAAGCAGGTGATTATTTTAACGCTGGTGATGTAGTTGGACAATATATACAAACTTCAACAATGGAAGTTAAACCTCTTAAGTTTCCTTTTGGTGGAACAATAATTAGTGTCCATATTAAAGGAGCTGTTTGTCAAGGAACTCAACTTTTAAATCTTGCTATTCATTAA
- the rdgC gene encoding recombination-associated protein RdgC, whose product MFFKNLTAFKILDINMDIFEQSINKLNFVSCSNSQKSSRGFVNPFIKEDDNVLFKFNHLAAFCLLSEEKILPAQVINQQAQEYIEELELTRYVSKKEKTQIKEDIEQRLLPQAFSKFKKIFGYLDLTNNHLVIDSISDKQITEVLDLLQKCEARFEPVIKEETDVLTDWLVENTHPLDVEIAEKCKLTSAIGDSIANISCQGSSMLNDNIKSFIESGGYITELAIVWREQLAMTANTKLQFKSIKFLEGIKDLNKEDNHGHEVDLLLMADIFSELLNTMQDWVVEEEQI is encoded by the coding sequence ATGTTTTTTAAAAACCTTACAGCATTTAAAATCTTAGATATTAATATGGATATCTTTGAACAATCCATAAATAAGTTAAATTTTGTTTCTTGTAGTAATTCTCAAAAATCTTCTAGAGGATTTGTAAATCCTTTTATTAAAGAAGATGATAATGTTTTATTTAAGTTTAATCATCTTGCAGCATTTTGCCTTCTTAGTGAGGAAAAAATACTTCCTGCTCAAGTTATAAACCAACAAGCACAAGAATATATCGAAGAGCTTGAATTAACTCGATATGTCAGTAAGAAAGAAAAAACTCAGATTAAAGAAGATATAGAGCAGCGTTTGTTGCCTCAAGCTTTTAGTAAATTTAAAAAGATTTTTGGTTATTTGGATCTGACTAATAATCATCTTGTTATTGATAGTATCTCAGATAAGCAAATAACGGAAGTTTTAGATCTGTTGCAAAAATGTGAAGCTAGGTTTGAGCCAGTGATAAAAGAAGAGACAGACGTATTAACAGATTGGTTAGTTGAAAATACACATCCTTTAGATGTAGAGATAGCCGAAAAATGTAAGCTAACTAGTGCAATAGGTGATAGTATCGCTAATATATCATGCCAAGGAAGCTCAATGCTAAATGATAATATTAAATCTTTTATTGAAAGTGGCGGATATATTACTGAGCTAGCGATAGTTTGGCGTGAGCAATTAGCAATGACAGCTAATACGAAGTTACAATTTAAATCAATCAAATTCTTAGAAGGTATCAAGGATTTAAATAAAGAAGATAATCATGGTCATGAAGTCGATTTATTATTAATGGCAGATATATTCTCAGAGCTTTTAAATACTATGCAAGATTGGGTAGTAGAAGAAGAGCAAATATAA
- a CDS encoding transposase family protein: MQISYAILSKKARIFRKLTGLKLKHFNKILTDASKSLDEGFPRIGRKPKVDNHADRLLLVLIYYRCYMTQEFLGYLIGLDESNVNRLIRRVELLLVKEIHIKKDRSMTNQKVERLLIDATEQPIQRPKKLKRRKANYSGKKKSHTQKVEIAISEAGQIVNVSKVYPGSVHDITVRRKSDKLARDVDKYCDNGYQGIQNESTKVKLPYKKPKGGSLSIEQKNYNKWLSKIRIYVEHKIAEIKKFRILGETYRSFGKKANLRFNLVAGIVNLQNGF, from the coding sequence ATGCAAATAAGCTACGCAATATTGTCAAAGAAAGCCAGAATATTTAGAAAACTAACAGGTTTAAAACTAAAACATTTCAATAAAATCTTAACCGATGCCTCAAAATCCTTAGATGAAGGATTTCCAAGGATTGGCAGAAAGCCAAAAGTTGATAATCATGCAGATAGATTATTGTTAGTTTTAATATATTATCGTTGCTATATGACACAAGAATTTTTAGGCTACTTGATAGGATTAGATGAATCAAATGTAAATCGCCTAATTAGACGAGTAGAGTTACTACTAGTTAAAGAAATACATATAAAAAAAGATAGAAGCATGACTAATCAAAAAGTAGAAAGACTTTTAATAGATGCAACAGAACAGCCAATCCAGAGACCTAAGAAATTAAAACGAAGAAAGGCTAACTATTCAGGGAAGAAAAAAAGCCATACACAGAAAGTAGAAATAGCTATCAGTGAAGCAGGTCAAATAGTTAATGTTTCGAAGGTTTATCCAGGCAGTGTTCATGATATAACTGTTCGCAGAAAATCAGATAAATTAGCTCGTGATGTTGATAAATATTGTGACAATGGCTACCAAGGTATTCAAAATGAATCTACTAAAGTAAAACTCCCCTATAAAAAGCCCAAAGGAGGTTCTTTAAGTATAGAGCAGAAGAATTATAATAAATGGCTTAGTAAGATTAGGATTTATGTTGAGCATAAAATTGCAGAAATTAAAAAGTTTCGTATACTGGGTGAAACCTATAGAAGTTTTGGTAAAAAAGCTAATCTTAGGTTTAATTTAGTGGCTGGAATAGTTAATTTACAAAACGGATTCTAA
- a CDS encoding rhodanese-related sulfurtransferase, with protein MSQIVVCAMYKFVTLNDFEAMRQPLLDVMIKNNVKGTLLLANEGINGTVAGSRQAIDSLLEYLKSDSRLADIDYKESYHEEMPFYRSKVKLKKEIVTLGIDEIDPNKVCGQYVKPKDWNALISDPETLLIDTRNDYEIEIGTFKNAVNPHTENFREFPEYVDENLNPKKHKKVAMFCTGGIRCEKSTALMKAKGFDEVYHLQGGILKYLEEVPKEESMWQGECFVFDSRVAVNHDLEKGNYDQCFACRMPITEEDKKRPEYQKGISCHHCYDKATEKQKARFAEREKQSQLAAERGFSHVGDEAKKLAEINKLKKQQAKEKARKKAKK; from the coding sequence ATGTCACAAATAGTTGTATGTGCAATGTACAAATTTGTTACCTTAAATGATTTTGAGGCTATGCGCCAACCTCTTCTAGATGTAATGATAAAAAATAACGTTAAAGGTACACTACTTTTAGCAAATGAAGGAATCAATGGCACTGTAGCAGGATCTCGCCAAGCTATTGATAGTTTACTAGAGTACCTTAAGTCTGATTCACGCTTAGCAGACATTGATTATAAAGAGTCATATCATGAGGAAATGCCTTTTTATCGTTCAAAAGTTAAGCTTAAAAAAGAAATTGTTACTTTAGGAATCGATGAAATAGATCCTAATAAAGTCTGTGGGCAATACGTGAAACCAAAAGATTGGAACGCACTAATCTCAGACCCAGAAACACTTCTTATCGATACACGTAATGATTATGAGATAGAAATAGGAACATTTAAAAACGCTGTAAACCCTCATACTGAAAACTTCAGAGAATTCCCTGAATATGTTGATGAAAATTTAAATCCTAAAAAACATAAAAAAGTAGCTATGTTTTGTACAGGTGGTATCAGATGTGAAAAATCTACAGCTTTGATGAAAGCTAAAGGCTTTGATGAAGTTTATCATCTACAAGGTGGGATACTTAAATATTTGGAGGAAGTCCCAAAAGAAGAGTCAATGTGGCAAGGTGAATGTTTTGTCTTTGACTCAAGAGTAGCTGTAAACCATGATCTAGAAAAAGGAAATTATGATCAGTGTTTTGCTTGTCGTATGCCAATTACAGAAGAAGATAAAAAACGTCCTGAATATCAAAAAGGAATAAGTTGCCATCACTGTTATGATAAAGCTACAGAAAAACAAAAAGCTCGCTTTGCAGAACGTGAGAAACAATCACAACTAGCTGCAGAAAGAGGATTTTCTCATGTTGGCGATGAAGCTAAAAAACTAGCTGAAATAAATAAGTTAAAAAAACAACAAGCTAAAGAAAAAGCTCGTAAAAAAGCTAAGAAATAA
- a CDS encoding IS5 family transposase: MDFFFLGLEESLGSDNKFVKLNKLVTFEKFRKTLKGIYTQDMTRQGRPAYDSIMMFKLLLLGQWYSLSDRELASSLRLRIDFMYFTGFTPTSNLPDYSTINKFRNLLIEKKKYKRLLKEFNKQLEALGLSINNAKGAIIDATLVESAGRPNKHMDNPVEDRKEDKTSIPDISYGKDVDARWIKKGNKSHYGYKVFASVDDKYGFIQTIHTESAEVYEAHRLETMLEDINCKQLLADKAYDTAANRELLKANKINNRVLKKAVRNKPLTKRQKLRNILISKVRYKVEQCFGTMKRKFNFTRASYFSTVKVNAQALLKAICFNALKAVNLMA; the protein is encoded by the coding sequence ATGGATTTTTTCTTTTTAGGATTAGAAGAATCATTAGGTAGTGATAATAAGTTTGTAAAGCTAAACAAGTTAGTTACCTTTGAAAAGTTTAGGAAAACACTTAAAGGTATCTATACTCAAGATATGACAAGGCAAGGTAGACCCGCCTATGATAGTATAATGATGTTTAAACTTTTGTTACTAGGGCAGTGGTATAGTCTAAGCGATAGAGAATTAGCATCTAGTTTAAGGCTAAGAATTGATTTCATGTATTTCACAGGTTTTACGCCAACGTCTAACTTACCTGATTATAGTACTATTAATAAGTTCAGAAACTTATTAATAGAAAAGAAAAAATATAAAAGGCTACTTAAAGAATTTAACAAACAGCTAGAAGCATTAGGCTTATCGATAAATAATGCCAAAGGTGCAATTATAGATGCTACCTTAGTTGAATCTGCAGGCAGACCTAATAAGCATATGGATAATCCAGTAGAAGATAGAAAAGAAGACAAAACCTCTATTCCTGATATTTCATATGGTAAAGATGTAGATGCAAGATGGATTAAGAAAGGTAATAAGAGTCATTATGGCTATAAAGTTTTTGCTAGTGTAGATGATAAGTATGGTTTCATACAAACAATACATACAGAGTCAGCAGAAGTCTATGAGGCTCATAGATTAGAAACAATGTTAGAAGATATTAACTGTAAACAGTTATTAGCAGATAAGGCATATGATACTGCTGCTAATAGAGAATTACTAAAAGCTAACAAAATTAATAATCGTGTACTTAAAAAAGCAGTTAGAAATAAACCACTAACTAAGAGACAAAAATTACGAAACATTCTTATATCTAAAGTTAGATATAAGGTTGAACAATGCTTTGGCACGATGAAAAGAAAGTTTAACTTTACTAGAGCTAGTTACTTCTCTACAGTAAAAGTAAATGCACAAGCTTTGTTAAAAGCTATATGTTTTAACGCATTAAAAGCTGTCAATTTAATGGCTTAA
- a CDS encoding glycosyl hydrolase family 18 protein has product MKKSMLATLIALGGVSMLNAAEIAQWSPNDLTSYIAGTTVTDNGKTYKCKGWPASGWCQIAAYKPSGTYGSNAWDEITTPTPTPTPTPTPDDSVKEWNANTVYTPSENDGNPTHAIYKGILYKAKWWTKGFAPDTKVSNEWDSPWQVIGEAKEKQSVNFNVNANASDLGVEQITVKIGDENHSLAIGSNEVKLSEGSYNISVDNIINLATKTEYVAKILVNGVATNNLIVSESTQNNIKISFEEQNINYSYVNLSINYASGTSPNGLKAYIKNSSGYTETVNIVSGNNSFEIPSKGDFTITFDSYDHQGQKYMAPAVVVKDGVANTNEVLYKQDSLIFAGYLPVSWGSNPPTISKAADMGYNVILPSFVIIKGNEPITFTDNVFLSYGGWNASADDQQVIDQIKEDIAFAKSSKGLKYVLASIGGEHNTYDPGSNADYAALADKTIAFLDEYGFDGIDFDLEQVPSSVTAESVKKFIEALRERKPNIIITAAPQVNNVNGKLEYVNTATQQVYNQALELGLFDYMFVQAYNTGGNFVDQDGNLCTKGTEDCHDQLSAGFIENSFYALKKMTPENTKIVMGQPATKASAGAATVFNGTDSAHPYYAMCESYEDLNGQSQYGGSMTWEVTHDSNNNYQFATMINVAFDNKDCSTLK; this is encoded by the coding sequence ATGAAGAAATCGATGCTTGCAACTTTAATAGCTTTAGGTGGAGTTTCCATGCTAAATGCAGCAGAAATAGCTCAATGGTCACCTAATGATTTAACATCATATATTGCAGGAACTACTGTAACTGATAATGGTAAAACTTATAAGTGTAAAGGGTGGCCTGCTTCTGGTTGGTGTCAAATAGCTGCTTATAAGCCTAGTGGAACATATGGTAGCAATGCTTGGGATGAGATTACGACTCCAACTCCAACTCCAACTCCAACTCCAACTCCAGACGATTCTGTTAAAGAATGGAATGCTAATACCGTATACACTCCGTCTGAAAATGATGGCAACCCTACTCACGCAATATACAAAGGTATACTTTATAAAGCTAAGTGGTGGACTAAAGGATTTGCTCCAGATACTAAAGTTTCTAATGAATGGGATTCTCCATGGCAAGTTATAGGTGAAGCAAAAGAAAAGCAATCTGTTAACTTTAATGTCAATGCAAATGCTTCTGATTTAGGCGTCGAGCAAATTACTGTAAAAATTGGAGATGAAAATCATTCATTAGCTATAGGTTCTAATGAAGTTAAATTATCAGAAGGTAGTTATAATATAAGTGTTGATAATATTATAAATTTAGCAACTAAAACTGAATATGTTGCCAAAATTTTAGTCAATGGTGTTGCTACTAATAACCTAATAGTATCCGAATCTACACAAAATAACATTAAGATCAGTTTTGAAGAACAAAATATTAACTATAGCTATGTTAACTTATCAATAAATTATGCTTCTGGCACATCACCAAATGGGCTAAAAGCATATATTAAAAACAGTTCAGGTTATACTGAAACTGTTAATATTGTATCTGGTAATAACTCATTTGAGATACCATCAAAAGGTGACTTCACTATTACTTTTGATAGCTATGATCATCAAGGTCAAAAATATATGGCTCCTGCTGTAGTTGTTAAAGATGGTGTTGCAAATACTAATGAAGTTTTATATAAACAAGATTCTTTAATATTTGCTGGATACTTACCAGTTAGTTGGGGAAGTAATCCTCCAACAATATCTAAAGCAGCAGATATGGGATATAATGTAATACTTCCTTCTTTTGTGATAATCAAGGGTAACGAGCCGATTACTTTCACAGATAATGTTTTCTTATCTTATGGTGGATGGAACGCTTCTGCTGATGATCAACAAGTAATCGATCAAATCAAGGAAGATATAGCTTTTGCAAAAAGTTCAAAAGGACTAAAATATGTATTGGCTTCTATAGGTGGTGAACATAATACTTATGATCCAGGATCTAATGCAGACTATGCAGCTCTTGCAGATAAGACTATCGCATTTTTAGATGAATATGGTTTTGATGGTATTGACTTTGACTTAGAGCAAGTACCTTCAAGCGTTACTGCTGAGTCAGTTAAAAAGTTTATCGAAGCATTAAGAGAAAGAAAACCAAATATAATAATAACTGCAGCACCACAAGTTAATAATGTTAATGGTAAGTTAGAATACGTAAATACAGCGACTCAACAAGTATATAATCAAGCACTTGAACTTGGTCTATTTGATTATATGTTTGTTCAAGCATATAACACAGGTGGTAACTTTGTTGATCAAGATGGTAATTTATGTACTAAAGGTACTGAAGATTGTCATGATCAACTAAGTGCTGGATTTATAGAAAATAGTTTCTATGCTTTGAAAAAGATGACTCCAGAAAATACAAAAATTGTAATGGGACAACCTGCAACAAAAGCATCAGCAGGAGCAGCAACTGTCTTTAATGGAACAGATAGCGCTCATCCATACTATGCCATGTGTGAATCTTATGAAGACTTAAATGGACAATCACAATATGGTGGTTCAATGACTTGGGAAGTTACACATGATTCTAATAATAACTATCAATTTGCTACAATGATTAATGTTGCATTTGATAACAAAGATTGTTCTACTTTAAAATAA
- a CDS encoding CvfB family protein, translated as MISIGKYNNLRILDKKSHFLILDALELGQAILNISELGHTPEIGDNLEVFLYHNSKLELIATTKSVPTVGQVAYLQVKNLTKIGAFLDWGLEKDLFVPLAEQHRPFEVGKSYLVYLYLDKINGRITASSKINKFIKDYAGDDLKPNQEVDLIIANSTNIGYKAIINNLYWGIIYSSEVFRRLSFGQSIKGYIRNIRDDGRIDISLQLAHKDLDKNASLVEKYLIDHEGSAPFSDKSDPEDIKKEFGISKAAFKRAIGTLLKQKKIIIKDNGIYLNG; from the coding sequence TTGATTTCAATAGGAAAGTATAACAACTTAAGAATTCTAGATAAAAAATCACATTTTTTAATTTTGGATGCTTTAGAATTAGGCCAGGCAATACTAAATATATCAGAACTTGGACATACTCCAGAAATTGGCGATAATTTAGAAGTTTTTTTATACCATAACTCAAAATTAGAGCTTATTGCTACAACTAAAAGTGTTCCAACAGTAGGTCAAGTTGCTTATTTACAAGTAAAGAATCTAACAAAAATTGGTGCTTTTTTAGATTGGGGTTTAGAGAAAGATTTATTTGTACCACTAGCTGAACAACATCGTCCTTTTGAAGTAGGTAAGTCATATCTTGTTTATTTATACCTTGATAAAATTAATGGACGAATTACAGCATCTTCAAAAATTAATAAATTCATCAAAGATTACGCTGGTGATGATTTAAAGCCTAATCAAGAAGTGGATCTTATAATTGCTAACTCTACCAATATTGGTTATAAGGCGATTATAAATAATCTATATTGGGGTATAATCTATAGTTCAGAAGTCTTTAGAAGATTAAGCTTTGGGCAGTCTATAAAAGGTTATATTAGAAATATTCGTGATGATGGACGTATAGATATATCACTACAGTTAGCACATAAAGATCTAGATAAAAATGCTTCACTTGTCGAAAAATACCTTATAGATCATGAAGGATCTGCACCATTTAGCGATAAGTCAGACCCAGAAGATATAAAAAAAGAGTTTGGTATAAGTAAAGCAGCATTTAAGCGAGCTATTGGAACTCTTTTAAAACAGAAGAAAATTATAATAAAAGATAATGGTATATATTTGAATGGTTAG
- a CDS encoding phytochelatin synthase family protein translates to MNRIILFFILIFSFSVSIYAKPLTLPSNTIAFSSLQGQKLLKTAPEKYSQQYWQLAKYFTTENGTTFCGPASDVMVLNALGIQPALAPAHMQYSIFDQNNIFYNKNLIKDKITPQLVYARGLTIEQTAKIINEQDTIGSKVQAKVFHANEFKNEKDFKNKLLNSMKAGKYIIINYKRADMGAQGGGHFSPLAAYNPSKDMWLLMDVARYKYPPAWIKTSDLYKAIQAKDSTSHKPRGVIIVSKKNS, encoded by the coding sequence ATGAATAGAATAATTTTATTTTTTATACTAATATTTTCATTTTCTGTAAGTATTTATGCAAAACCTTTAACTCTTCCAAGTAATACCATAGCCTTCTCTAGCCTTCAGGGACAAAAACTACTGAAAACTGCTCCAGAAAAATATTCTCAACAGTACTGGCAACTTGCTAAATACTTTACTACTGAAAATGGCACCACTTTTTGTGGACCAGCTTCTGATGTTATGGTACTTAACGCTTTAGGCATACAACCAGCCTTAGCTCCAGCGCATATGCAATATTCAATATTTGATCAAAACAATATTTTCTACAATAAAAATCTAATCAAAGATAAAATAACTCCACAATTAGTTTATGCTCGTGGTCTTACTATCGAACAAACTGCTAAGATAATTAATGAGCAAGATACTATAGGTTCAAAAGTTCAGGCAAAAGTATTTCATGCTAATGAATTTAAAAATGAAAAAGATTTTAAAAATAAGCTTCTAAACAGTATGAAAGCTGGTAAATATATTATAATTAATTATAAGCGAGCAGATATGGGCGCTCAAGGTGGAGGTCATTTCTCTCCATTAGCAGCATATAACCCTAGCAAAGACATGTGGTTACTTATGGATGTAGCTAGATACAAATATCCTCCAGCTTGGATCAAAACTTCTGACTTATATAAAGCAATCCAAGCTAAAGATTCTACATCACACAAGCCACGTGGAGTTATTATAGTATCAAAGAAGAATAGCTAA